Below is a window of Desmonostoc muscorum LEGE 12446 DNA.
GGCATAACCTAGAACTTTAATATAAATAGAAGATCTGGAACTGAAGAACAATAGATAATTACATTTATGCGTGTTTTTGTGTTAATGTTTAATGCTCGAACGGAAAATGAGGGCATTCACTCCATTCGGAAGGGCGATAGCAATACAATTCTGATGTTCGAGTCAGAAGACGACGCCACGCGCTTTGCCTTGATGCTGGAAGCTCAAGATTTCCCCACACCCACACCAGAGGCGATCGATGCTGAGGAAATCCAGCAATTTTGCGAAAGTGTTGGATATGACTGGGAAATCATCCCAGAAAACAGCCCTTTAGTCAGTAAAGTCCCAGAACTTAACGTTGAAGAAACCGACTGGCAACCAGATGCCCAGAAAGACGATACTCTTGAGGACACCTCCAGTCCCAACCAACAGCCACCAGAAGAACCAGAATTGCCTGATTCTGAACTAGAGAGAATTCGTCGGAAATTGGAAGGATTATTGTAATTGGGCATGGGGCATTAGGCAAATAACAAATGACAAATGACAAATGACAAACCTACAGGAACGCGGGCATCTTTTAACTGAGCTAGT
It encodes the following:
- a CDS encoding DUF3110 domain-containing protein, which gives rise to MRVFVLMFNARTENEGIHSIRKGDSNTILMFESEDDATRFALMLEAQDFPTPTPEAIDAEEIQQFCESVGYDWEIIPENSPLVSKVPELNVEETDWQPDAQKDDTLEDTSSPNQQPPEEPELPDSELERIRRKLEGLL